A portion of the Moraxella ovis genome contains these proteins:
- a CDS encoding manganese-dependent inorganic pyrophosphatase produces MHHIFGHTSPDTDAFASAFAFAHWLNAQDIAATPYRLGVPNLETKFVLDYLWQHYSDELVGLTPEILPYLDPNQPLSTLSPGDLIGLTDHNEPAQSIANLADFDIRYIIDHHKLGISTPTPTYVRIYPVGCTCTILYEMFIQKSITITPLLATFMLSAILSDTLNLKSPTTTDDDRMVVAELLAIANMSESQKDDFAQAMFLAKSDVSHLSARDILLMDYKEYQFGTSKWGIAGIETMNLPQITRRMDDLITTAQTLKQEKQLDHLMIAIVDIAQRTGYAIAYDDTQNTILSKAFNTAAQDGLFSLTGIVSRKKQIVPALEVYHNQTENPCSASQT; encoded by the coding sequence ATGCATCATATTTTTGGTCACACTTCTCCTGATACTGATGCGTTCGCCTCTGCGTTCGCGTTCGCTCATTGGTTAAATGCTCAAGACATCGCCGCCACACCCTATCGACTTGGCGTGCCAAACCTTGAGACGAAGTTCGTGCTGGATTATCTTTGGCAGCATTATTCTGATGAATTAGTTGGTTTAACACCTGAGATTTTGCCTTACTTAGATCCCAATCAGCCCTTAAGCACATTAAGCCCGGGCGACTTGATTGGCTTGACCGATCATAATGAACCTGCTCAATCAATTGCGAATTTGGCAGACTTTGATATCAGATACATCATTGATCATCATAAGCTAGGCATATCAACGCCTACACCCACCTACGTTCGCATCTACCCTGTGGGCTGCACCTGCACGATCCTGTATGAGATGTTCATCCAAAAGTCCATCACTATCACACCCTTGCTGGCGACGTTCATGCTGTCTGCGATTCTATCAGACACCCTAAACTTAAAAAGCCCCACCACCACCGATGATGATCGCATGGTGGTGGCAGAGCTACTTGCTATCGCCAACATGAGCGAATCGCAAAAGGATGATTTCGCCCAAGCCATGTTCTTAGCAAAAAGTGACGTCAGCCATCTATCTGCCCGCGACATCCTGCTGATGGATTACAAAGAATATCAATTCGGCACGAGCAAATGGGGCATCGCCGGGATAGAGACCATGAATCTGCCTCAAATCACCAGACGAATGGACGATCTCATCACGACCGCCCAAACTCTAAAACAAGAAAAACAACTTGACCATCTGATGATTGCCATCGTGGACATCGCACAGCGAACAGGCTATGCCATCGCTTACGATGATACTCAAAATACCATCTTATCCAAGGCATTTAACACCGCCGCCCAAGACGGTCTATTTAGCCTAACAGGCATCGTTAGCCGCAAAAAACAAATCGTCCCCGCTCTTGAGGTATATCACAACCAAACGGAAAACCCATGTTCGGCATCACAGACCTGA
- the leuE gene encoding leucine efflux protein LeuE, whose amino-acid sequence MFGITDLTAYLIGVIIIITLPGPNSLYCLSVAASRGKRSGGQAMAGILVGDTILILATVFGAGTLLKLYPRVFDVIKLIGGCYLAYLGIRLIIGAYHTFKNRHLIANQSFNPPKVANQNHFYRSLSLSLTNPKAILFFLSFFVQFVSPTYDKPFLTFFVLAVILQLVSFLYLLLLVFSGKKLADIFGSRPFIMTLAMFGVGCLFIGFGMNLWLARL is encoded by the coding sequence ATGTTCGGCATCACAGACCTGACCGCCTATCTCATCGGCGTGATTATCATCATTACCTTGCCTGGCCCCAACAGCCTGTACTGCCTATCGGTGGCAGCATCTCGTGGCAAAAGATCAGGCGGACAGGCCATGGCAGGAATCTTGGTGGGTGATACAATACTGATACTTGCGACCGTGTTCGGAGCGGGAACACTACTAAAGCTCTACCCCCGCGTGTTTGATGTCATCAAGCTTATTGGCGGCTGTTATTTGGCATACCTTGGGATACGCCTAATCATCGGGGCTTATCACACATTTAAGAACAGGCATCTCATCGCCAATCAAAGCTTTAACCCACCAAAAGTAGCAAATCAAAACCACTTCTACCGCTCGTTGTCGCTCAGCCTGACCAACCCTAAGGCGATTTTGTTTTTCTTGTCGTTTTTTGTACAGTTTGTTAGTCCGACTTACGATAAGCCGTTTTTGACGTTTTTTGTATTAGCAGTGATTTTGCAACTTGTCAGCTTTTTGTATTTGCTACTTTTGGTATTTAGCGGCAAAAAGCTGGCGGACATATTCGGATCTCGTCCGTTCATTATGACGCTCGCCATGTTTGGCGTGGGGTGTTTATTTATTGGTTTTGGGATGAATTTGTGGTTGGCAAGGTTGTGA